TGGGGTATTGCATAGAGGAGGGCATTATATGCTAAACGAAAAAGAAAAGAAAAATCTCCAGCAACGTTTAAAAAAAGTATCCGGCCAAATTAACGGCATTGATAAAATGATCGACGACAGCCGCTACTGCGTAGACATTCTGCAGCAAATTCTCGCCGCGCGGGCCGCTTTGAACCAGGTCGCCTTGCTCATTTTAGAAAGCCATACCAAAAGCTGCGTGGTCAACGCCATCAAAGCGGATCACGCCGACGAAAGCATCGCTGAATT
This genomic window from uncultured Anaeromusa sp. contains:
- a CDS encoding metal-sensitive transcriptional regulator, with the translated sequence MLNEKEKKNLQQRLKKVSGQINGIDKMIDDSRYCVDILQQILAARAALNQVALLILESHTKSCVVNAIKADHADESIAELMTVLKQFNR